Genomic window (Nitrososphaerota archaeon):
GAGTAAGAGACCCTATCGCGGCGGCGAGGCTTGCTTTGAGCAGAGTTGCAGCGAGGAGAGCGATCGGCGTGGCTGCGTTGAATGCTCTGACCTGGGCGCTTAAACCTATCCCAGAGTTCAAGATAGGTGACCCTCTGGACACACTTGATGTTTATGGTAAGCGTGTCGCTATGGTCGGGTACTTTAAACCGCTCTTACGGCGCTTCGAGCACGCTGAGAACCTAAAGATTATTGAGAGGAAGAGGATGAAAGGCCTTTATCCGCCTGAGAGAGCTGAGGAGGTGTTAGCTGAAGCTGACATAGTCTTGATCACAGGCTCCTGCCTAGTATACGGCGGATTGGAACGCTACCTAATGCTATCTAGGAACGCTAGTAAGGTTATCGTACTTGGGCCGACTTCAAGCATGACCCCTGAACCCTTCTTCAAAAGAGGAGCTGATATAGTCGCTGGGGTCAAGATCGAGAGATGTGGGCATCTCTTTAAGAGCAGAGGCAGAGCTGCGGACGTTTTGAAGGCAGGTGTCAAGGTGTATTTTGAAAGGATTAGATGACGTGTCCCAGAGACTCGCCATAACCGACTATTTCCCCATCTAAGCTTAAGATGATGGCATCATAGACAGCTTTAACCGCTCTCTTTAAGATTGGCGAAATTATCTTACCCGATCTGCTAGCGAACCCTTCGAATGAGAGTTCCTGGTTGAACGGGGGTAATACACAGATTTCAATAACCCCTTTCTGTTTGGTCAAAAGCGCTTCTCTGTTAACCTTCAATAGTA
Coding sequences:
- a CDS encoding DUF364 domain-containing protein, which produces MIVEEAFDILLSRFRNDLKVESWRILERYVVLKLSSGACGVAYYPHDITPTVPKLRVRDPIAAARLALSRVAARRAIGVAALNALTWALKPIPEFKIGDPLDTLDVYGKRVAMVGYFKPLLRRFEHAENLKIIERKRMKGLYPPERAEEVLAEADIVLITGSCLVYGGLERYLMLSRNASKVIVLGPTSSMTPEPFFKRGADIVAGVKIERCGHLFKSRGRAADVLKAGVKVYFERIR